Genomic DNA from Streptomyces sp. GS7:
AGCGGATTGTTGTGAGCAGGAACCGGGATGCCTAACAACCGGGCGGTCAGCGAGTGTTGGCCGCGGTTCGGCTGATGAACGGGGGTGCCGAGCTCTGGCCCTTGGGCGCCGCGGGACGCAGGGGTCCGCCCGGCCAAGAACTCGGCCCGACGCCGTCCGCGTCGACCTGGCAACGGACAACGCCGTAGTCCCTGCCACCACAATTTCCGAACACGAGAGGAACACGATGATGAATTCGCCACGCAAGGGCGCGGTCGCGATCGCGACCGCCGTTGTGGCAGTCGGCGCAATGCTGACGGCCTCCACGACTGCATCCGCCGCGCCCTCACACACGGGCAAGGCGGCGGACTACCCCTGCTGGACGTCGTTCGACAACCCCAATGCCAACGGCGGTCCCATGATGCAGATCTATAAGAACTGTTCTCCGGACCGTGTTGGGGTGTGCGCCAAGGACATCGAGGGCAACTACACGCACAAGAACGGGCGGATCGAAATCGGTCCGAATGGAGTCGCGTTGTGGTACTGGTCGAGCACCACCCCCGGGCACCACTACACGACCTATTTCTGCTGACACGTAAAGAGCGCCCAGGCGCTCGACGCCCTCGTCGGCGCCGGAACCGCCGTCGTGGCGGTCGCTGAACGCCGGAGCGGCTTCTGGGGCGAGTAGCGGTGAACAAGGGGTGCCCAGCCCGTTAAGGCTGGGCACCCCTTGTTTGTGCGCTTCTTCGCGTCTGTAGCGAGGGCGGCATCGGCGGGCGGGGGCGCCAATCCGTCCTCACGCGCCCGATCCGCGGCACCACCTCCCCCTAACCGGGCAGAAACTTAGGCTAGGCTAACCTACCGTGAACTTCGCGCATCTGGCCGCCTCGGTCGGCTACAGCACGCCTCCGCCCTGGCGGATCCTCACCAAATCCGGCTATTTCGCCGGCCTGTCCGGAGCCGTCGGCGCCACGGTGACGTACGCGGCGGTGGTCCGCCCGGCACTTCGCGCGAGCCAGAGCGAACACGGTGACGTCGACGCTCTACGCCGGCGGACGGCGGTCTTTCTGGCCTGGGCCGGGGTCGTCCTGCTCGTGGCCGGCTACTTCCAGCTCGCCGCTCGCCTGGCCCGGTCCGGCAAGGGCATGCCGTTCGGCGACGCTCTCGCGCCGGGACGGATCTGGGACTTCCTGCGCGCACCCGCCGCGAAGGGGACGTGGATGGCCCAGGGCACGATCTACCTGGCCCAAAACGCCGCCCTGGTCCTGTCCTCCGCCGCGCTCATCGCGCTCTTCACCCCGCAGGCACGACGGCACCTGAACACCCTCGCTCTGACCGCCCTGCCCCTGGCGCTCGCGACCTCGCTCATCGCGGCGATACCCGCCTCCGCACCGAAGAACGCAGACCACGTCCTCGACCCTCTGTTCGCTCAGGTCCACGTCGTCAGCGGCACGGTGTGGATCGGCGGTCTGGCCCTGCTCGCCACCCTCGCCGAAGCCCGTGGCCGACTGAGCCAGAACGCCGGGGTGCTGTGGGCGGACCTCTGGCGCCGCTTCAGCTTCGTCGCCCTGGTCTGCGTCGGCGCCGTGCTCACCTCCGGCCTGTGGATGAGCTGGAAACACGTCGGCGGCATCGGGCAGTTGTGGACGACGACCTACGGATTCTTCCTGCTCATCAAGATCGTGCTGGTCCTGGGCATGGTCACGGCTGGCGGCGTCAACCAGTTCTGGCTGATGCCCCGCATCGCCCAGGCCCGCCGCGCCGACTCCACGGACCCTCTCCTCCACCTGACGCTACGGCACTTCCCGAAAGTCGTCTGGGCCGAGGTCGCCCTCGGGGCCACCGTCCTGGCCGTCGTCCCCTTCCTCAGCGGCTCCGCCCGCACCGAGGCCGGCAGCCCGCCGCCCGTCACGAGCGGCAGCATCTTCGCCGTGGGCGCCGCACTGGTCCTCGCCCTCGCGGCCTCGCTCTACATCACGGTGAGGACCTCCGACGCCCTCTCCCGACGCGAGCCCCCGGCCACACCCTGACCCCGCAACCTCCCAGACCTGCGGCGAGACAAAGCCGAGTGCGACGTCGAAGCCCCTCGTTTCACTTGCACAGCAGGTCAGCGCAATGCCTGCGAGTGAGTACACCGGGGCAGTTCAGCATGGTGCGCAGGATGACTTCAGGCGGGATTGCGCACCGGTGACGCAGGGGAGTTCGCCGCAGTCTGGCGATGCTTCGGGGAAGCCCGGACGCGGCAACGGAGCCCTCGGGAGGACAGAGAGATCGACCGAGATCCGACTGCCCTGGCCGAGCGACGTTTCAAGGCACTCCCGTCATCGCCCAGATGAACCGGTGCGGTTCGCCGAGGGTGTCGATGAGGTGGG
This window encodes:
- a CDS encoding copper resistance D family protein; protein product: MNFAHLAASVGYSTPPPWRILTKSGYFAGLSGAVGATVTYAAVVRPALRASQSEHGDVDALRRRTAVFLAWAGVVLLVAGYFQLAARLARSGKGMPFGDALAPGRIWDFLRAPAAKGTWMAQGTIYLAQNAALVLSSAALIALFTPQARRHLNTLALTALPLALATSLIAAIPASAPKNADHVLDPLFAQVHVVSGTVWIGGLALLATLAEARGRLSQNAGVLWADLWRRFSFVALVCVGAVLTSGLWMSWKHVGGIGQLWTTTYGFFLLIKIVLVLGMVTAGGVNQFWLMPRIAQARRADSTDPLLHLTLRHFPKVVWAEVALGATVLAVVPFLSGSARTEAGSPPPVTSGSIFAVGAALVLALAASLYITVRTSDALSRREPPATP